In Miscanthus floridulus cultivar M001 chromosome 8, ASM1932011v1, whole genome shotgun sequence, the sequence atcactcaacttgcccttcacacttacaatcggttcatcaagccaagtcttgtctcgatcttctccaccttagtcacatgactccatgtcatgtctcatatgcaatgagctccttcatcacatgtgtgagtcttgcaacatatccaagccatttcaccttcatggcatatgttgctcacacacatgtacctgtggactagtcacctgtgtatctcatattaaacacaattagtccacctaggttgtcactcaattatcaaaaccaaacaaggactttTCAACCACGTTGGagctatttggaaagaagaatattGAAATCGGTACCGAGATTTGTGATGCGGCctacagagtgattgcagtttATTCAGAATGGATTTTTATTTTTGTTGTTGGGGAGGACAAATCACTGCTTACATATGACATGAACAGCAGTAAAGTTTATGTCCTCCCTGCCCGGGCCATCgctatcctagaagtacctaGAAACTATCATGTATGAGCggcggacctcactatcttccttatgttcccttttcatggagtcattagcaaagcagtaaaggtgcatatgctgTATTTTGTTGTAATTACGTCATGCCTTTATTTaggtaggtagttgttttgattctatatgtATGTCATTTTTGAACTTCGTAACTAAAGGAACTAGATGATGCCCCACGCGTTGCTGCGGGAATTTGTAGCATTATATGTTTATTTGGATATTTGATGAAATATAGAGCTTTTTACAATAggtactgtcgacgaaatatggtcggcagtccaccgaggggggtgcccgtggtggtagattatcgataGATGGTGCGtgtaattaggaaccagatggtgacacaaggcgtagagacagcgatttagacaggttcgggacgtctgatcgacgtaataccctacgtcctgtgtctttggtgtattgtattgagatgtatacagattaacctgtcatctaggggacccttgtctctccttatatactccgaagagacaaggttacaagtaaagtatccaatttggtactattacaatatctagtacaacttgtaatcttgatgtgcacgccttgatcttacgggccgggccacctcggatggtgcggcccatgtaccatcttgtggtacccaggggtatatcccccacagctagtccccgagcgccatgtattctgatgcgacacgccattttaaccttctccgaacagtgaggcttgagttcttgacatctccgaccaccgttgtcgccggagaagtaggttgtctgaagaatgtatggtgctcttaagaagaaagaaaaagatttccgtcctgggaagtgtgcccacttgtatttctaaaaagaaatgtaagtgcgtcttgaagcgtagcgtccttgatcatcagaggcgtagaggtcgaaaaataaacacattcaccgcaaggtgaagtgtgcccacttagtccccgagcctggtagtagatgacataggcacgtggtgccagggtctaaaaagatttcccagttaagttgagaatccaatcatcgtacaggcgatacgagatgcatcggtaggtgcatcgtaccgatgtagtccctgagcttgctggaaggcgaggtatgagccttgtagcaaggtccaagtgagaaaaaaatatcccaactgtatacgagttgccagtcacatgtagtcgagacgcaaagtccccgagccgtggtcggagagtggtcgaggcagtccccgagcataggtcgaggagcgagcgacgaagtccccgagccgtgatcgaagagtggtcgaggcagtccccgagcacaggtcgaggagcgagcgacgaagtccccgagccgtggtcggagagcggtcgaggcagtccccgagcataggtcgaggagcgagcgacgaagtccccgagccgtggtcggagagtgatcgaggcagtccccgagcacaggtcgaggagcgagcgacgaagtcctcgagccgtggtcggagagtgatcgaggcagtccccgagcataggtcgagaagcgagcgacgaagtcctcgagcatagctcgaaattcctgtagataaatatgtagaatggtagtacatgatgtacaaaataataaattatggagaaaaaaatcagcggtgaagaaaatacgctcagcagtcatttgcaaatgagcatgatgtgataaagcagttggtgctttgtgaacatcagtgttaatatgaagtttgtgtttatatttaatataaaccgcccgaccagttagtatatagctgagtctccagccctagttagcctgttaaccataacgcggggcgcggagcccgtgcacatgtaggaagaacaaagcgtcgctaaggagccgttgccgaccacccataacgtagagggcagacgctcgtgcacgtgtagggaggagccggagatagggccgtctctggaggcatcgagcgtcaacatgactggtcgaggatttgtatTAAGtttagctgtatgttatatttaagatggtatacatggacaaacgctatttgaagaataatcatgaccagGACGTTGTGAAGAAACGTCGTAATAAAAATtatgttaaatataaatattagaagtgtacttatctttaatAGAAATCTAGTCGGtggtgatgaagttgtccggtcctcgagcttttcggcctgttgtgacggtggtcgcggttatCGTAGCGTCGTTCTTCGCGGTGATCattattgcgacgtggtctggcaGTCGATgtggtcgaagctcggcggagctgctcgggacgtggtcgtggtcgacgtggtcggagctcggcagagctgctcgaTCTGCCTGCTTGGCTCGACGTGGCTCGCTAGACGTCTCGATGCGTGCGTTGTCTTCGTAGTCGTCGTTGGCTTGTGTGGTGATCTAACTTGGACTTGTATGAAGTATCAGTTGCTATGCAAGAAACGGTGACATATACATGTATACGCACTCCATTGATGCATGGCCCTGTATACCacatatatgcttccttggttgcaTGGTTGCATGGTTCTGTAACATAGCACGGTGGCTTGATGCAGTCGGATAGCTTGTTCGATGCTTCGGAAGATCATCTCGGCGGTCATGTCGGCGTTGGAGAGCTTGTCACAAGACGGGATGAATAGACAGTGCTTGGCTTGATTGCGGCCGCATGATGCACACGTACGTATACACGTGCACATGCATGTGCCCCTTTAGATCCGTGGTTGCatatttgcatgcatgcagatccGTTTATACTAGTAGCAGATCCGTACAAGCACGAGGAGTCCGATCTGAGCGGGAGTCAAGAAGTCGCCGCGATTGACGCTGCTTATTGCTTGTACGACTGTTCGTGGTCCAGGATCACCACGCGCGATAGCATGCCGCCGCAAATCTTCGCGTGATGCCGAGGCGATCTTGCCATCTAGCGGGCCATCGGTCGTCGATAAGTCGCTGCCGGGATAGCAGTGCTTCGACTTGGCGACGCGTACTGCTCGGAGATGCGCCGTGATCGTTGAAGGATGTCAACGCGATCAGCCGAGTTGTcgcgaaggatgttgatcttgagttatgCCATCTGATTCGCTAGGGATCAGCGCGCACGACccctaaaggggacccctacctggcgcgccactgtcgacgaaatatggtcggcagtccaccgaggggggtgcccgtggtggtagattatcggtagacggtgcgtgtaatcaggaaccagatggtgacacaaggcgcagagacagcgatttagacaggttcgggccgtctgatcgacgtaataccctacgtcatgtgtctttggtgtattgtattgagatgtatacagattaacctgtcgtctaggggacccttgtctctccttatatactccgaagagacaaggttacaagtaaagtatccaatttaaggttacaagtaaagtatccaatttagtactattacaatatctagtacaacttgtaatcttgatgtgcacgccttgatcttatgggccgggccacctcggatggtacggcccatgtaccatcttgtggtacccgggggtatatcccccacaggtaCAAAAGTAAAAAAGGATATATggaagttataaaaataacatGTAGTAAATGATGGCAAAAGACAGATTACGAAGGCAGCCATATTTTTGAGTAAAACATGACTAAACAGGTACTTTAGACATAAGAAGTATTCTGAGTAATTGAAACTACGGAAACAATGGACTCTAAGAAGTAGGAGAAATCGAAATGgctaaacaaataaaaaatagaACAGACAAAGTGGAGACGCCGATGAAAAAATCTTGAATACGTCATATGGAGCTCCCTAGCAACATGTACATTTTTTCACGTGTTTCGCTTGCATCTGCCATCCGCTGTAGGAAAGAAAAACAATTACATGGACGCTCTCAGCATCAGTGACATACTAACAtgattgaggagctcgtagtcagACAGCATCGTCGTGTCCTTGCTGTCGTAGAGCCTTGGCAGGACCTCCACAGCTATTAGATACGCTCAGCCCTCCAAAAGACAATGCCGCGCGCATGGCCGCACCGCAACATTGGCCGCCTCTAAAACTCCAAGCCGTGGTTGTTCCTGCGCCACTCCGCATGCACCTCTTGGTCGATGGCAAAGAAGCAATTGTCGCGCGCGGTCATCAAAGAACTCTGAAGTGCGTGGGGACACAGCCGGCATAGCGGTCTCGAAGGTGAATTAGCTAGCTCCGGTGGATGCAGAGTTGCACGATGGCCATCGGCCGTCTACGCGGCACGGGAGCTTGGATGCATTTGGGGAAGATGGTCGCCCTCGTTGCCGTCTGGTGCGTTGCTATATATAGTAGCAGCATGATACCTGCACATAAACACGAAGCAGTAATGGTTCAGTTTCTTTCGCTTAGCATTTTCTGAATCAACCGCCAGCGACGATTCAATTAGACCAAACATTTATGGTGGCATAGGAAGGGACGACAGGGCGCGTTGGCGCATTAACGCGTTGCATGGCTACATGCAGTATTAGTAATGCTGGCCTTCTAGGTAATTATGGTGGTATTAAATCAAATAGGAACGCATGTACGTGATTGGCCACACGATGTCAGGCTGGACATGCGCCAGGGAAGAGGAATCGCGTGGAGAGAATCGTGCGATGCGGAGGTTGTTTCAATGAGTTGCGACTGCTTGGCTCGCTGTATGTGACCGTGAATGTATCATATGTGGGGACTTGGCTCGCTGAGAAGCCAGGAAAATAGGCCGGTGGCGTTCTCCTATTTAGGTACAGTAGATGGtgtattgaatattattaattatgTTGTTTTGTGCAGGTGAagtctgagtgcttttgaatAATTTTCATGCATTGGttatgaggaagaagagggtttcATGGTACATTGCCTACCAATTCGAATGATCCactaattttatttatttttgcgtAGCAAGCATGAGTGCCACGTAGGAGAAACATAGCTACGTCGTTTCATTATGTAAGTCTGTAGAGATCAGTAACTTTAGTTTacaatctatgtaccgcttgtgttaggacattaaTTAGTCgagaaagatattatggtaagcgtccattgttattgtaagaacatggtttatggatgcaatgattatatctatatgctttgtgttcagtaagctattaagggtcgtatattgttttgttatcaccaccgACGTTGGTGGTGCAAACGTCCAACACCGTTGCTATATGTATTAAGCGGCAGGGATAAAAGTGTATCACCACTGAatcgtttagtaacccgacaccgactaaacgatcatcaaaggtggatcgtggtgcaaggcgacggtgaccatgacctttgtactgctGGATCATACACTGAAGCGACGATGGTGTTAACCAATACACAGGCATCTCGGCCGTCGAACCAACAGTGAAACCGCACCGCTGACAATCGGGTCGAAGTACAAGGCAacggtgctggtgaccactacacaggcggttgatgtgcccacacgacGGTTTTAATAGCCTCGACACAATCGGATCATTTGCCAATGCGGCGGTCTTAGTGTACATCCACAGTTGGGTCGTGCTCCAGTGCGACtaaagtaaggacctaatcacggatggatcataagcTAACCGGCGGTGTTAGTATACACCGCAGCCGGTCCCAGATGCcgacggtgaaggctatgaccatcactgtcgaCAACTTACCGCCGAGGTCGAAATTGGATTGCGACGTGGGTTGATGCGGCTGTGAAAGGTGAGAGTGTAGTAGTGATCGAGCATCAGGTCAACCCATACGGGAGGCCCAGCGCCCTCGCACAGTGCCACCGCGAGCGGATCAGACTCGTGGGAGCAGCGTGCGGCAGTAGAAGAAGCGACGTTGTCAGTCACGGCAATGTTGATCTCCTTCGGCAGCTTGCTCTGGCGCCACCGACGTCGTCGACGAGAGCCATTGGTGCCCCTCACAGCCACCTGCGCGGCTTCGTTCGAGCCACCATGTGGCATGCGTCGAGAGGGCCGAGAGCCACCACCCCCAGCCTCCAATGCCGTTGTCGTGGCACGCCTGGGCCACTTGCAGTCACTAGCAAGGTGACGGTAGCCGTGACAGCGCAGACAATGTCGTGGCAACCGATAGGTCGCTACTCGGTGCATCCggcgagagagaggaggagcgggTGCCGGGGGGGTCAGTGGCTCCTCTGCGGCTCCCATGGGGCCAAAAGGCCCAGACTTGGTGAGGTCGCTAGCAGCGGCGACTGCAGCACACCAGGCATTGGCCGGCAACGGCGAAGTCTAGCGGGGCGCCCCGGACTCTGTCAGCAGTGACTCAGGCTCCAGCTCCTATGACGAACAGCACGCGTGCGGGCTGCCACCACCGGCGCCGGCGTCATGGCCGTGCTGCGTGGTAGTGGTGGTGCGCATGTGGGAAGAAGGGTTGGCGGAGTCAGGGGAGATACCCGCCGTCGCTGGAGCCGGAGCCGGCagcgggggcggcggcgtagAGGGTCCGCAGTGCTGTGGATTAGCCCGCGGAGGGGGTGGAGGAAGGGGAGGTGATGGTGAGGGCGGCCGCGGTTGGTCATGCCAGCTCCAAATACGGGCGGCGTCTGGGACACCGTGGGCTCCACGCGTGGCTGGGGAGGGTTGTGGGTGGTGGATCTgtagggggaggggagggggaggggggcgGCGGTGCCGGCGGGGGCGGAGGCGGGCATGGAGCCGCCGGCTGGAAAGGGTCGTGGGTTGCGGATGGGGTGGGGGAAGGGGAGATGCAGGCGTGTGAGGTGGATGGGGCCATCGGCGCCGGGAAGGCGGCCGGCGACGGTGGATGGGGGGCGCCCGCCAGGGGCGCCCCCTAGGGTTTCATCGGCTGGGTTGGGCTTCATTTTGCTATTCATCCGTCCTCCCTCCCACACGGACACACTTGTCCACCCCCAATTGCTCTTGAAACACTTTGGAAAAaagatatataaatatatatataaggtGTAATAATTCAATTTCATATAAGCTGCATACTAAAATTAGATAATAAATACTAAAATACTCCTAAGAGATTATATAAAGTACATGTTCTCCCTAAAAAGCCCAACTCTGGAGCTGGTTAATTTGAAACGTCCTTTTCTTAGCCCATATTAGGCCCAATATGCTGTTGGCTTGTAATGGGGGTTAATAGAAGTTGGAGTGCTGTTAAACTTTAACAGTTCGTAGGAAGCCATCTGGCGCACTTTATTGATTTGAAATCGGGTTACATCGTAGATGTTAGTCTCTTTATTACGTTTTGGTGGCTACTTTTGCGTGGTTTACCATGAGTATAATAAAACCCTATAATTTCATTAGTTTTAGTAATGTGAGAAATTCGGTTTCAACCATAAGGTGTTGTGCATGTTGCAATTTGAGCCACCTGCTGCAGCTGCCTGCTGCAGCTGCTAGGGCGCCGTGTATGGAGGGGAGGGGCGTAGCATGTGTGGAGGAGCGCGGGAAGTAGGGAAGCGTGGGGGAGTAGCGCGGGGCGAGCCCCGCCTGTGTGTAGCAGGCACGGGCGGCCGGACGTTGTGGTCTGTCCGAACGTCCGGACGCTAGTGCCGCGTATCAAAACAAAACTCTGTAGTTTGGTTGCTTTTAGTAATGAAATTCGGTTCCGATCGTAGTGGGGAAAAAATTAGGCCCAATAACCAAGACTCAAACCGTTCAGCATCACGTCTCAAGGCCCAAATCGCACTACGTGGTGCTGTCGTGGACAAGACTCTCCTCATTAACGAATTGAATGTCAACGACAAATTTTTCGTCTCATCAGGAACAAAAGGTCtcttttttaaaaagaaaagaaaaggagattTCCATTGTTTATGC encodes:
- the LOC136470479 gene encoding uncharacterized protein, with amino-acid sequence MVRAAAVGHASSKYGRRLGHRGLHAWLGRVVGGGSVGGGEGEGGGGAGGGGGGHGAAGWKGSWVADGVGEGEMQACEVDGAIGAGKAAGDGGWGAPARGAP